The following proteins are encoded in a genomic region of Tenebrio molitor chromosome 7, icTenMoli1.1, whole genome shotgun sequence:
- the LOC138134885 gene encoding uncharacterized protein, whose product MKISALFMHLAIDAVFINSVCGKLLDTSGEILSRQKRFLIWKEGVNYVQLIAGVGLPIELRDQSITVGTVVKAFYLLPTNSSDFTHPSINFVRKKRAATRWIAYGFIEKFFERNGYGDGKACLLRSICEVARQPFDKKTGILAEIVHAILTPSTTREELDNHLNNEYYAAEKLGKEVDNCAVLFPECPLNFIQQFTRTLS is encoded by the exons ATGAAAATTTCAGCGCTATTCATGCATTTGGCAATCGACGCAGTGTTCATAAATTCTGTTTGTGGTAAACTTCTAGACACGAGCGGTGAAATATTATCTCGACAAAAacgatttttaatttggaagGAAGGCGTCAACTACGTGCAG CTGATTGCGGGGGTCGGTTTACCGATCGAGCTGCGCGACCAAAGCATAACCGTGGGGACGGTGGTGAAGGCCTTTTATTTACTGCCCACCAACAGCAGCGATTTCACCCACCCCTCCATCAATTTCGTGAGGAAAAAGCGCGCCGCCACCAGGTGGATCGCCTACGGATTCATCGAGAAGTTCTTCGAGAGGAACGGCTACGGCGACGGCAAGGCCTGTCTCTTGAGGAGCATCTGCGAGGTGGCGAGACAACCCTTCGACAAGAAGACGGGGATCTTGGCGGAAATCGTCCACGCGATCCTGAC ACCGTCGACGACACGGGAAGAGCTTGACAATCACTTAAACAACGAGTATTATGCCGCGGAAAAACTCGGAAAGGAAGTTGACAATTGCGCAGTGTTATTTCCGGAATGTCCCCTGAATTTCATCCAGCAATTTACCAGGACGCTGTCATAA